A DNA window from Eremothecium cymbalariae DBVPG#7215 chromosome 3, complete sequence contains the following coding sequences:
- a CDS encoding uncharacterized protein (similar to Ashbya gossypii AEL091C): protein MLFRTVSSVFAGGCQRQLPFLRSRISLMSDRQVKKGSVRQVSPSDIEDDHLTGISSSGRKKMKKNNGMRALRDESGFKLKVQDIGISRHKQVDPEYEVQVKGPLRIVLPYNFTYKTFCKLRWRDRKLFDIFVDEFRDREKSYYRKVITQGAVLLNDIPSTMDSIVRNGDLITHNTHRHEPPVTSRPIKTVFENDDILVIDKPSGIPVHPTGRYRFNTITKILENQLGYTVHPCNRLDRLTSGLMFLAKTPKGADIMGDQLKAREVTKEYVARVVGEFPVEPITVSQPLKTIEPKLGLNKTCDINEEGAKEAKTRFRRISFDGETSIVKCQPYTGRTHQIRVHLQYLGYPIANDPIYSNPHIWGPTLGKGCEADYEQIISKLNEIGKTKSAESWYHPNSEGEVLMGKQCSQCEADLYTNPGPNDLDLWLHAYCYESTEIDREGNKKWSYRTCFPEWALAPHKKYLELAVEEAKKCEPTTTAFSVGAVLVNGTDIISAGYSREFPGNTHAEQCALEKYFKRTNQKFTPPGTIIYTTMEPCSYRLSGNEPCVQRIIKQKGNISTVFVGVMEPDTFVKNNSSFVSLKQHGIDYILIPGYEEACIKAATKGHKPSTTVN from the coding sequence ATGCTCTTCAGAACTGTAAGTTCTGTATTTGCTGGAGGGTGTCAACGGCAGTTGCCTTTTTTAAGATCTAGGATTAGTTTAATGTCAGATAGGCAAGTTAAGAAGGGTTCCGTTAGACAGGTTTCTCCATCAGACATCGAAGATGACCATTTAACTGGAATTAGTTCTTCAGGGAggaaaaagatgaagaagaacaatGGAATGCGAGCCTTGCGTGATGAATCTGGATTTAAATTAAAAGTTCAAGATATAGGGATTTCTAGACATAAGCAAGTAGATCCAGAATATGAAGTACAAGTCAAAGGACCATTAAGAATAGTACTGCCGTACAATTTTACCTATAAAACTTTCTGCAAACTGAGATGGCGAGATAGGAAGTTGTTCGATATCTTCGTTGATGAATTTAGAGATCGTGAAAAAAGTTACTACAGAAAGGTGATTACCCAAGGAGCTGTTCTATTGAACGACATTCCGTCTACAATGGATAGTATCGTTCGTAACGGTGATTTAATTACGCATAATACCCATCGGCATGAACCTCCTGTTACATCTAGACCAATCAAAACAGTGTTCGAAAATGACGACATTTTAGTTATTGACAAACCAAGTGGGATTCCAGTGCATCCAACTGGAAGGTATCGATTCAACACTATTacaaaaattttagaaaaccAGCTGGGCTACACTGTTCACCCCTGTAACAGACTGGATAGATTAACTAGCGGATTGATGTTTTTAGCCAAGACTCCAAAAGGTGCAGACATCATGGGAGATCAACTGAAGGCTAGAGAAGTCACAAAGGAGTATGTTGCAAGAGTCGTTGGAGAGTTTCCAGTTGAACCGATTACTGTTTCTCAGCCCTTAAAGACGATTGAACCTAAGTTAGGTCTGAATAAGACATGCGatataaatgaagaagGCGCCAAAGAAGCGAAAACTAGGTTCAGAAGAATCAGTTTTGATGGAGAGACCAGTATAGTGAAATGTCAGCCATATACTGGAAGAACTCACCAAATCCGCGTTCACTTACAATACTTGGGATACCCAATTGCAAACGATCCTATATATTCCAATCCTCACATTTGGGGCCCCACTCTAGGAAAGGGATGTGAGGCAGATTACGAACAGATCATATCTAAACTCAATGAAATTGGTAAAACAAAGTCTGCCGAAAGCTGGTACCATCCAAACTCTGAAGGTGAGGTGCTAATGGGGAAGCAATGTTCTCAATGTGAAGCTGATCTGTACACAAACCCAGGACCTAACGACCTTGACTTATGGCTCCATGCATACTGCTATGAATCGACTGAGATTGACCGCGAAGGAAATAAGAAATGGAGTTATCGCACCTGTTTCCCCGAATGGGCATTGGCACCTCACAAAAAGTACTTAGAGCTCGCAGTTGAAGAGGCCAAAAAATGCGAGCCAACTACCACAGCTTTCAGTGTGGGTGCAGTTTTGGTGAACGGCACCGATATCATCTCAGCAGGATACTCCAGAGAATTTCCTGGCAACACCCACGCGGAGCAATGTGCCCTCgagaaatattttaagCGCACAAATCAGAAATTCACCCCTCCAGGAACAATCATATACACCACAATGGAACCATGTTCTTACCGGCTAAGTGGTAATGAACCATGTGTTCAGAGAATcatcaaacaaaaaggtAATATATCAACTGTCTTTGTAGGTGTCATGGAACCGGACACCTTTGTTAAGAATAACTCAAGCTTCGTCTCACTAAAACAACATGGTATTGATTACATATTGATTCCAGGCTATGAAGAAGCATGCATCAAAGCTGCAACCAAGGGTCACAAGCCCTCAACGACCGTTAATTGA